The following are from one region of the Vitis riparia cultivar Riparia Gloire de Montpellier isolate 1030 chromosome 14, EGFV_Vit.rip_1.0, whole genome shotgun sequence genome:
- the LOC117929700 gene encoding uncharacterized protein LOC117929700, giving the protein MKREGRQHGMVRSYRILPPPWNPNSQERFVNRFDSPPTAGVFTKVSSKPTNHSKFTGACCRTKCLDCHLLPACKSKGKTKGTQKMKPRDMVSNHRLITWRLVEGKPGLNFNGISATEVLDHLSREDFYDDQYYNGEDEDEDEVEACYDGHYDEEKIEDSGPCDDARPDDGPMAEEKEIEAGGIQISGESDECDVDDDENSFYEVGFVWEQVDGDEGWCLVREM; this is encoded by the coding sequence ATGAAGAGAGAGGGTCGCCAACACGGGATGGTCCGCTCCTACCGGATCCTACCACCGCCCTGGAATCCCAATTCCCAAGAGAGGTTCGTTAACAGGTTCGATTCGCCTCCGACGGCTGGAGTTTTCACGAAGGTGTCGTCGAAGCCCACCAATCACTCCAAGTTCACCGGGGCGTGCTGTCGGACGAAGTGCCTGGACTGCCATCTGCTCCCGGCTTGCAAGTCAAAGGGCAAGACAAAGGGGACTCAGAAGATGAAACCGCGCGACATGGTTTCCAATCATCGATTGATCACTTGGCGTCTGGTGGAAGGGAAACCGGGATTGAATTTTAATGGGATTTCTGCTACTGAGGTTTTGGATCATTTGAGCCGGGAGGATTTTTATGATGATCAGTATTAcaatggtgaagatgaagatgaagatgaagttgAAGCTTGTTACGATGGTCATTACGAcgaagaaaaaattgaagatagCGGTCCGTGTGATGACGCACGCCCCGATGATGGACCGATGGCCgaagaaaaggaaattgaagCGGGAGGGATTCAAATCAGCGGTGAATCCGATGAATGCGATGTAGATGACGATGAAAACAGTTTCTATGAAGTGGGGTTTGTTTGGGAACAGGTAGATGGAGATGAAGGTTGGTGTTTGGTGCGAGAAATGTAA
- the LOC117931060 gene encoding protein FAR1-RELATED SEQUENCE 7-like isoform X1: MIRLMDCISNPPPCEEDVKGKVESSPRVDTDLEVESHYAEVSFVDKPGADNDDEHGLQSAKVASIDKFGVDNDGEHECKSLKVSSDDKCEMDVDGERDCQGPRLSSIEECGKDLDGNQVQNPKVASVGLTGYDISIKDEPDEYVEPKVGVEFGSEELAYKCYQRYAVMEGFSIRKDFVNKSRINGAVVSRRYTCFRQGHRPSKHEANVRKPRQETRTGCLAHMTIARQPNGNFRVTHFETRHNHELVTPTTAYMLPSHKRLTFAQAVEANSANSSVTDGVPRLGMGFDSEDLAYEFYNAYAGRVGFSVRKDYVNRSKIDGAVASRRYTCFREGFRQKDKRDLNVKRPRKETRIGCLAQLVIARQPDGKYRVTHFEEKHNHELVAACRVRMLRSQKRSAVGQVVEANIVDGSKIHPKSLSELMCKSAGGQENLGYDPIDHKSNLPSKRTREMRNREPGDILKYFQSKQLKDPSFFHSIQLDAEEQITNVFWADAKMVVDYSDFGDVVCFDTTYKLKDCRPFAPFFGVNNHKQMVIFGAALLYDNTVECFKWLFRTFIEAMSGKKPKTILTDQDAVIAEAIEAVLPETHHRICVWHVYQNALTYISDIFLAFESFSNDFCSCIFYHEEEEDFINAWKVMLDTYGLWENEWLNEIFKTREKWSIAYGKHIFCADIKTVQLCDGFHTNLRKYLKSDLDVLQFFKHLGRVVNDWRYKELEANYDMSQHMPRLMGDVILLKHARDIYTPSIFELFQLEYEKCLNVVVSHCTESGSLFKYKVGTYGHLQESIVVFNSSDNRVVCNCMKFESMGVLCSHALKVLDYRNIKVIPKQYVLKRWTREARV, translated from the exons ATGATAAG GTTAATGGATTGTATATCAAATCCTCCACCGTGTGAAGAAGATGTGAAAGGCAAAGTTGAATCATCGCCTAGGGTGGATACTGACCTGGAGGTTGAAAGTCATTATGCAGAAGTTTCATTTGTTGACAAGCCTGGAGCAGACAATGATGATGAACATGGGTTACAGAGTGCGAAAGTTGCATCCATTGACAAGTTTGGGGTGGATAATGATGGTGAGCATGAATGTAAAAGCCTGAAAGTTTCCTCTGATGACAAGTGTGAGATGGATGTCGATGGTGAGCGGGACTGTCAGGGTCCAAGACTTTCATCCATAGAGGAATGTGGGAAGGATTTGGATGGCAACCAAGTTCAGAACCCAAAAGTTGCCTCTGTTGGCCTAACAGGGTATGATATTTCCATAAAGGATGAACCTGATGAGTATGTTGAACCAAAAGTTGGGGTGGAATTTGGGTCAGAAGAACTTGCATACAAGTGTTACCAAAGATATGCTGTGATGGAGGGTTTCAGTATTCGGAaagattttgtaaataaaagtaGGATAAATGGTGCAGTAGTATCCAGAAGGTACACTTGTTTTAGGCAAGGACATCGTCCTAGCAAACATGAGGCAAATGTGAGGAAACCCCGGCAGGAAACAAGAACTGGTTGCTTGGCACATATGACTATTGCTCGTCAACCTAATGGCAATTTTCGTGTTACTCATTTTGAAACAAGACACAATCATGAGCTTGTAACCCCAACTACTGCATATATGTTACCATCACATAAGAGACTAACTTTTGCCCAAGCAGTTGAAGCCAATTCAGCCAATAGCTCTGTGACAGATGGCGTACCAAGACTTGGAATGGGGTTTGACTCAGAAGATCTTGCATATGAATTTTACAATGCATATGCTGGAAGAGTAGGTTTTAGTGTTCGAAAAGATTATGTAAATAGGAGTAAAATAGATGGTGCTGTGGCATCTAGAAGGTATACATGTTTTAGGGAAGGGTTTCGGCAGAAAGATAAACGTGATCTGAATGTGAAGAGGCCTCGAAAAGAAACAAGAATTGGCTGCCTGGCACAATTGGTCATTGCTCGTCAGCCTGATGGTAAATATCGTGTTACTCATTTTGAAGAAAAGCACAATCATGAACTTGTAGCTGCATGTAGAGTTCGTATGTTACGATCACAAAAGAGATCAGCTGTGGGCCAAGTTGTTGAAGCCAATATTGTGGATGGCTCTAAGATCCACCCGAAATCATTGTCCGAGTTAATGTGTAAATCAGCTGGAGGACAGGAGAATCTTGGTTATGATCCCATAGATCATAAAAGCAATCTACCATCAAAACGCACAAGGGAAATGAGAAATAGGGAACCGGGAgacattcttaaatattttcagAGCAAGCAATTAAAAGACCcatctttctttcattccatACAACTTGATGCTGAAGAACAAATAACCAATGTATTTTGGGCTGATGCAAAGATGGTGGTGGACTACAGTGATTTTGGTGATGTGGTTTGCTTTGATACAACTTACAAGCTAAAAGACTGCAGACCTTTTGCACCTTTCTTTGGAGTGAATAATCATAAGCAGATGGTGATCTTTGGTGCTGCACTTCTATATGACAACACAGTTGAATGTTTCAAGTGGCTATTTCGTACTTTCATTGAGGCAATGTCTGGAAAGAAGCCAAAGACAATCCTCACAGATCAAGATGCAGTAATAGCTGAAGCAATTGAGGCAGTCTTGCCTGAAACACATCATCGAATATGTGTTTGGCATGTATACCAAAATGCACTCACATACATTAGTGACATATTTTTGGCTTTTGAATCTTTTAGCAATGATTTTTGCAGTTGCATATTTTATCATGAGGAGGAGGAAGATTTCATCAATGCTTGGAAGGTTATGCTGGATACATATGGTCTTTGGGAGAATGAGTGGCTGAAtgagatatttaaaacaagAGAGAAGTGGTCCATAGCGTATGGAAAGCATATATTTTGTGCTGACATAAAAACCGTACAGCTGTGTGATGGTTTTCATACTAACTTGAGAAAATACCTAAAGTCTGACTTAGATGTGCTGCAATTTTTCAAGCATCTTGGAAGGGTGGTGAATGATTGGCGTTACAAAGAATTAGAAGCAAATTATGACATGAGTCAACATATGCCTAGACTAATGGGGGATGTGATTCTGTTGAAGCATGCTCGGGACATCTACACGCCGAGTATATTTGAATTGTTTCAGCTAGAATACGAAAAGTGTCTGAATGTTGTTGTTAGCCACTGCACTGAGAGTGGGTCATTGTTCAAGTACAAAGTTGGCACATATGGGCATTTACAAGAGTCTATTGTTGTATTTAACTCATCTGATAATAGAGTTGTCTGCAACTGTATGAAGTTTGAGTCTATGGGAGTTTTGTGTAGCCATGCACTGAAAGTGCTTGATTATAGGAATATAAAGGTGATCCCAAAACAATACGTCTTGAAGAGGTGGACAAGAGAGGCAAGGGTTTGA
- the LOC117931063 gene encoding protein WVD2-like 7, with protein sequence MEESACLMHAFSYVSGICHEAKEGNPMHSLGESISFGRFMSESLSWEKWSSFSNNRYVEEAERYARPGSVAQKKAFFEAHYKRIAAKKAAALLEQANAAENNAPEAAYEGCVDNAAAKFSQTPISDSNVAVEEQQEVKAIDSEADFRVDSNGYNPNVEVNVLESSKVMAGLGADPVTKDQVLVENPTKIESSDKVGDAENHNKGTELELSRTTQMEKPLLKKNPDPNQEVLASVTKKKPTTPSTKPSVYSRAQKLPSSPTKPTAPFHPRKENIATPISRKPATESSDKKRSTPLSHHLSINIASAREPTKLSNPVVRKIETSRGGTSFSKASKDCSTPLRTPTRAPINGASKHPSATPSSENRRVRTPGDPLASGSRTTGSKCRFLPTYCTDPLSALRNKSQSPNFSTSFNLRTEERAARRKKLEERFNAKETEKVQLQTKIKEKAESELRKLRQTLCFKARPLPDFYKERETLKGQTKKIPATHHESPKPGRKPTTSAVHPQSPKPGRKLTTSTVQGPKPLPPQWPCIKSSGSKHVAEKINQAPNTPLISVRVITTHENRSPNIQQ encoded by the exons ATGGAAGAATCAGCTTGTCTTATGCATGCATTTTCTTATGTTTCTGGCATTTGCCATGAAGCCAAAGAG GGAAACCCCATGCATTCTCTTGGAGAGTCAATCTCCTTTGGGAGGTTCATGTCGGAGTCCTTATCTTGGGAGAAATGGTCATCCTTCTCCAACAACCGCTATGTCGAAGAGGCCGAGAGATACGCCCGGCCTGGATCAGTTGCGCAGAAGAAAGCTTTCTTTGAGGCTCACTACAAGAGGATTGCTGCTAAAAAGGCGGCAGCCTTGCTTGAGCAGGCAAATGCTGCAGAAAATAATGCCCCTGAAGCAGCATATGAAGGGTGTGTTGACAATGCTGCTGCAAAATTTTCACAGACACCTATTTCAGACTCCAATGTTGCGGTTGAAGAGCAGCAGGAGGTCAAGGCCATAGATTCTGAGGCAGATTTTAGGGTTGATTCCAATGGGTATAACCCTAATGTTGAAGTGAATGTATTGGAAAGTAGCAAGGTCATGGCAGGACTAGGAGCTGATCCAGTGACCAAAGACCAGGTTCTTGTGGAGAACCCTACAAAAATTGAATCATCAGACAAGGTTGGGGATGCTGAGAACCACAACAAGGGTACTGAATTGGAACTTAGCAGAACAACCCAAATGGAGAAACCTTTATTGAAG AAGAATCCGGACCCCAATCAAGAAGTTTTGGCCTCAGTGACCAAGAAGAAGCCCACAACTCCTTCCACAAAGCCATCTGTTTATAGTAGAGCACAAAAGCTCCCTTCTTCACCTACCAAACCCACAGCTCCTTTTCACCCCAGGAAGGAAAACATTGCCACTCCAATTAGTAGGAAGCCAGCCACAGAGTCCTCAGATAAAAAGAGATCAACTCCATTATCACATCATCTGTCAATCAATATAGCCTCTGCAAGAGAACCTACTAAATTAAGCAACCCGGTTGTCCGGAAGATTGAAACTTCAAGAGGTGGTACTAGTTTTTCTAAGGCATCTAAGGATTGCTCCACTCCTCTGAGAACTCCAACTAGG GCGCCTATTAATGGGGCATCAAAGCATCCTTCAGCAACCCCTTCCTCAGAAAATAGAAG GGTCAGAACACCTGGTGATCCCTTGGCCTCTGGAAGCAGAACCACTGGCTCAAAATGCCGCTTCCTCCCTACATA TTGTACAGACCCTTTGAGTGCCTTGAGAAACAAATCACAGTCACCAAATTTTTCCACTTCTTTCAACTTGAGAACAGAAGAAAGAGCAGCAAGAAGAAAG AAGCTTGAAGAGAGATTTAATGCCAAGGAGACAGAAAAAGTGCAGCTGCAAACAAAAATTAAG GAGAAAGCCGAATCAGAGCTTAGAAAACTGCGGCAAACCCTTTGCTTCAAAGCCAGACCATTGCCTGACTTTTACAAGGAAAGAGAGACACTCAAGGGCCAGACTAAGAAG ATTCCAGCAACGCATCATGAGTCACCTAAACCTGGAAGAAAGCCCACTACCAGCGCAGTGCATCCTCAGTCACCCAAGCCTGGACGAAAGCTCACTACCAGTACAGTGCAGGGGCCGAAGCCTCTTCCCCCGCAGTGGCCTTGTATCAAGAGCAGTGGCTCCAAGCATGTTGCAGAAAAGATTAATCAAGCCCCAAACACTCCTCTCATATCAGTGCGTGTCATTACGACTCATGAGAATAGATCCCCAAATATTCAGCAGTGA
- the LOC117931404 gene encoding cystinosin homolog isoform X2, with product MASWNSTSLEIVYQVFGWTAFVSWSISFYPQVILNFRRKSVVGLNFDFVVLNLTKHSSYLIYNAVLYFSSAVQRQYREKYGIGQMIPVAANDVAFSIHAVILTAFTLFQIAIYERGTQKVSKISIGIVCAAWLSAAVCVIIALPNHSWLWLISVFNTIQVVMTVIKYVPQAFMNFRRKSTDGFSIGNILLDLCGGVANYAQMTVQSIDQDSWVNFYGNIGKLLLSLVSVFFDLIFICQHYLLYPGKKAGSENNGT from the exons ATGGCCTCCTGGAATTCGACTTCGCTGGAAATCGTATATCAAGTATTTGGATGGACAGCTTTCGTTTCCTGGTCAATCAGTTTCTACCCTCAAGTCATTTTGAATTTCCGAAGAAaaag TGTTGTGGGCTTGAACTTCGATTTCGTGGTGCTCAACTTGACGAAGCATTCGTCGTATTTGATATACAACGCGGTTCTCTACTTTAGCTCTGCTGTCCAGAGGCAGTACCGTGAGAAATATGGAATTGGACAG ATGATACCTGTGGCTGCAAATGATGTTGCTTTCTCAATTCATGCTGTTATCTTGACAGCATTTACTTTGTTTCAAATTGCAATCTATGAG CGTGGAACTCAGAAGGTTTCAAAGATTTCCATTGGAATTGTTTGTGCTGCATGGTTATCAGCTGCAGTTTGTGTGATCATAGCTTTGCCAAACCATTCTTGGCTTTGGCTGATTTCAGTCTTTAA CACAATACAAGTTGTTATGACGGTCATCAAATATGTTCCGCAG GCATTTATGAACTTCCGGCGGAAGAGCACAGATGGATTTAGCATTGGCAACATTTTACTTGATTTATGTGGAGGAGTGGCTAATTATGCACAGATGACAGTGCAGTCTATAGACCAAG ATTCTTGGGTGAACTTCTATGGAAATATAGGAAAGCTCTTGCTATCTTTG GTATCTGTCTTCTTTGACCTCATCTTCATCTGCCAACACTACCTGCTCTATCCTGGGAAGAAAGCGG GCTCCGAAAATAATGGAACTTAA
- the LOC117931060 gene encoding protein FAR1-RELATED SEQUENCE 7-like isoform X2, with product MDCISNPPPCEEDVKGKVESSPRVDTDLEVESHYAEVSFVDKPGADNDDEHGLQSAKVASIDKFGVDNDGEHECKSLKVSSDDKCEMDVDGERDCQGPRLSSIEECGKDLDGNQVQNPKVASVGLTGYDISIKDEPDEYVEPKVGVEFGSEELAYKCYQRYAVMEGFSIRKDFVNKSRINGAVVSRRYTCFRQGHRPSKHEANVRKPRQETRTGCLAHMTIARQPNGNFRVTHFETRHNHELVTPTTAYMLPSHKRLTFAQAVEANSANSSVTDGVPRLGMGFDSEDLAYEFYNAYAGRVGFSVRKDYVNRSKIDGAVASRRYTCFREGFRQKDKRDLNVKRPRKETRIGCLAQLVIARQPDGKYRVTHFEEKHNHELVAACRVRMLRSQKRSAVGQVVEANIVDGSKIHPKSLSELMCKSAGGQENLGYDPIDHKSNLPSKRTREMRNREPGDILKYFQSKQLKDPSFFHSIQLDAEEQITNVFWADAKMVVDYSDFGDVVCFDTTYKLKDCRPFAPFFGVNNHKQMVIFGAALLYDNTVECFKWLFRTFIEAMSGKKPKTILTDQDAVIAEAIEAVLPETHHRICVWHVYQNALTYISDIFLAFESFSNDFCSCIFYHEEEEDFINAWKVMLDTYGLWENEWLNEIFKTREKWSIAYGKHIFCADIKTVQLCDGFHTNLRKYLKSDLDVLQFFKHLGRVVNDWRYKELEANYDMSQHMPRLMGDVILLKHARDIYTPSIFELFQLEYEKCLNVVVSHCTESGSLFKYKVGTYGHLQESIVVFNSSDNRVVCNCMKFESMGVLCSHALKVLDYRNIKVIPKQYVLKRWTREARV from the coding sequence ATGGATTGTATATCAAATCCTCCACCGTGTGAAGAAGATGTGAAAGGCAAAGTTGAATCATCGCCTAGGGTGGATACTGACCTGGAGGTTGAAAGTCATTATGCAGAAGTTTCATTTGTTGACAAGCCTGGAGCAGACAATGATGATGAACATGGGTTACAGAGTGCGAAAGTTGCATCCATTGACAAGTTTGGGGTGGATAATGATGGTGAGCATGAATGTAAAAGCCTGAAAGTTTCCTCTGATGACAAGTGTGAGATGGATGTCGATGGTGAGCGGGACTGTCAGGGTCCAAGACTTTCATCCATAGAGGAATGTGGGAAGGATTTGGATGGCAACCAAGTTCAGAACCCAAAAGTTGCCTCTGTTGGCCTAACAGGGTATGATATTTCCATAAAGGATGAACCTGATGAGTATGTTGAACCAAAAGTTGGGGTGGAATTTGGGTCAGAAGAACTTGCATACAAGTGTTACCAAAGATATGCTGTGATGGAGGGTTTCAGTATTCGGAaagattttgtaaataaaagtaGGATAAATGGTGCAGTAGTATCCAGAAGGTACACTTGTTTTAGGCAAGGACATCGTCCTAGCAAACATGAGGCAAATGTGAGGAAACCCCGGCAGGAAACAAGAACTGGTTGCTTGGCACATATGACTATTGCTCGTCAACCTAATGGCAATTTTCGTGTTACTCATTTTGAAACAAGACACAATCATGAGCTTGTAACCCCAACTACTGCATATATGTTACCATCACATAAGAGACTAACTTTTGCCCAAGCAGTTGAAGCCAATTCAGCCAATAGCTCTGTGACAGATGGCGTACCAAGACTTGGAATGGGGTTTGACTCAGAAGATCTTGCATATGAATTTTACAATGCATATGCTGGAAGAGTAGGTTTTAGTGTTCGAAAAGATTATGTAAATAGGAGTAAAATAGATGGTGCTGTGGCATCTAGAAGGTATACATGTTTTAGGGAAGGGTTTCGGCAGAAAGATAAACGTGATCTGAATGTGAAGAGGCCTCGAAAAGAAACAAGAATTGGCTGCCTGGCACAATTGGTCATTGCTCGTCAGCCTGATGGTAAATATCGTGTTACTCATTTTGAAGAAAAGCACAATCATGAACTTGTAGCTGCATGTAGAGTTCGTATGTTACGATCACAAAAGAGATCAGCTGTGGGCCAAGTTGTTGAAGCCAATATTGTGGATGGCTCTAAGATCCACCCGAAATCATTGTCCGAGTTAATGTGTAAATCAGCTGGAGGACAGGAGAATCTTGGTTATGATCCCATAGATCATAAAAGCAATCTACCATCAAAACGCACAAGGGAAATGAGAAATAGGGAACCGGGAgacattcttaaatattttcagAGCAAGCAATTAAAAGACCcatctttctttcattccatACAACTTGATGCTGAAGAACAAATAACCAATGTATTTTGGGCTGATGCAAAGATGGTGGTGGACTACAGTGATTTTGGTGATGTGGTTTGCTTTGATACAACTTACAAGCTAAAAGACTGCAGACCTTTTGCACCTTTCTTTGGAGTGAATAATCATAAGCAGATGGTGATCTTTGGTGCTGCACTTCTATATGACAACACAGTTGAATGTTTCAAGTGGCTATTTCGTACTTTCATTGAGGCAATGTCTGGAAAGAAGCCAAAGACAATCCTCACAGATCAAGATGCAGTAATAGCTGAAGCAATTGAGGCAGTCTTGCCTGAAACACATCATCGAATATGTGTTTGGCATGTATACCAAAATGCACTCACATACATTAGTGACATATTTTTGGCTTTTGAATCTTTTAGCAATGATTTTTGCAGTTGCATATTTTATCATGAGGAGGAGGAAGATTTCATCAATGCTTGGAAGGTTATGCTGGATACATATGGTCTTTGGGAGAATGAGTGGCTGAAtgagatatttaaaacaagAGAGAAGTGGTCCATAGCGTATGGAAAGCATATATTTTGTGCTGACATAAAAACCGTACAGCTGTGTGATGGTTTTCATACTAACTTGAGAAAATACCTAAAGTCTGACTTAGATGTGCTGCAATTTTTCAAGCATCTTGGAAGGGTGGTGAATGATTGGCGTTACAAAGAATTAGAAGCAAATTATGACATGAGTCAACATATGCCTAGACTAATGGGGGATGTGATTCTGTTGAAGCATGCTCGGGACATCTACACGCCGAGTATATTTGAATTGTTTCAGCTAGAATACGAAAAGTGTCTGAATGTTGTTGTTAGCCACTGCACTGAGAGTGGGTCATTGTTCAAGTACAAAGTTGGCACATATGGGCATTTACAAGAGTCTATTGTTGTATTTAACTCATCTGATAATAGAGTTGTCTGCAACTGTATGAAGTTTGAGTCTATGGGAGTTTTGTGTAGCCATGCACTGAAAGTGCTTGATTATAGGAATATAAAGGTGATCCCAAAACAATACGTCTTGAAGAGGTGGACAAGAGAGGCAAGGGTTTGA
- the LOC117931404 gene encoding cystinosin homolog isoform X1, whose translation MASWNSTSLEIVYQVFGWTAFVSWSISFYPQVILNFRRKSVVGLNFDFVVLNLTKHSSYLIYNAVLYFSSAVQRQYREKYGIGQMIPVAANDVAFSIHAVILTAFTLFQIAIYERGTQKVSKISIGIVCAAWLSAAVCVIIALPNHSWLWLISVFNTIQVVMTVIKYVPQAFMNFRRKSTDGFSIGNILLDLCGGVANYAQMTVQSIDQDSWVNFYGNIGKLLLSLVSVFFDLIFICQHYLLYPGKKAGKCPKLGEESTEPLIKSSDHPESENV comes from the exons ATGGCCTCCTGGAATTCGACTTCGCTGGAAATCGTATATCAAGTATTTGGATGGACAGCTTTCGTTTCCTGGTCAATCAGTTTCTACCCTCAAGTCATTTTGAATTTCCGAAGAAaaag TGTTGTGGGCTTGAACTTCGATTTCGTGGTGCTCAACTTGACGAAGCATTCGTCGTATTTGATATACAACGCGGTTCTCTACTTTAGCTCTGCTGTCCAGAGGCAGTACCGTGAGAAATATGGAATTGGACAG ATGATACCTGTGGCTGCAAATGATGTTGCTTTCTCAATTCATGCTGTTATCTTGACAGCATTTACTTTGTTTCAAATTGCAATCTATGAG CGTGGAACTCAGAAGGTTTCAAAGATTTCCATTGGAATTGTTTGTGCTGCATGGTTATCAGCTGCAGTTTGTGTGATCATAGCTTTGCCAAACCATTCTTGGCTTTGGCTGATTTCAGTCTTTAA CACAATACAAGTTGTTATGACGGTCATCAAATATGTTCCGCAG GCATTTATGAACTTCCGGCGGAAGAGCACAGATGGATTTAGCATTGGCAACATTTTACTTGATTTATGTGGAGGAGTGGCTAATTATGCACAGATGACAGTGCAGTCTATAGACCAAG ATTCTTGGGTGAACTTCTATGGAAATATAGGAAAGCTCTTGCTATCTTTG GTATCTGTCTTCTTTGACCTCATCTTCATCTGCCAACACTACCTGCTCTATCCTGGGAAGAAAGCGGGTAAATGTCCTAAACTTGGTGAGGAAAGCACGGAGCCACTTATTAAGTCATCTGATCACCCAGAGTCTGAAAATGTATGA